Proteins from a genomic interval of Paenibacillus lentus:
- a CDS encoding extracellular solute-binding protein, translating to MFKKKWTMLLLTSLCLALILGGCGSKGNNGGGTSQGGEGKGGDQVTVSFMHLWPEGVSAGQNKIVNQIITEYQNENPNVKIKQEVLDNEQYKNKLKVLSASNELPDVGVTWAAGFLQPYVEGNLFAPVDDLLSGELNGKFVAGTTEAYNIDGNTYALPLEFNIAPVYYNKAIFEKYNLEVPQTYEQFKQVVKALSDNGVAPIALGNKDRWTGSLWYMYMADRIAGQQTLANAISGSASFKDEGLLKAGAEVQALVDSNAFVKGFNGLSNEEAKSEFLNEKAAMYMMGSWDLPNFTTNEEIPLEFRNSVGFFKFPTIEGGKGDINSWVGGPGVGLFVGENSKVKDEAKKFVEYFVTKWGEQSVTGAGVIPATKVDTSNLDLPQLYIDLFNEMNQASSITLFADVQMPANAAETHLNMIQALFGKAATPEKFSEEHDAAIAKGQ from the coding sequence GTGTTCAAGAAAAAATGGACGATGCTGCTATTAACTTCATTGTGTCTGGCTTTGATCTTAGGGGGCTGCGGCTCGAAGGGGAATAACGGAGGCGGAACCTCTCAAGGCGGGGAAGGCAAGGGCGGCGACCAAGTCACAGTTAGCTTCATGCACCTATGGCCTGAAGGCGTGTCCGCTGGTCAGAACAAAATCGTCAACCAGATTATTACTGAATATCAGAACGAAAACCCTAATGTAAAAATCAAGCAAGAGGTGCTGGATAACGAGCAGTACAAGAACAAGCTGAAAGTACTCTCCGCATCCAACGAACTGCCGGATGTGGGCGTAACCTGGGCGGCGGGATTCTTGCAGCCTTATGTGGAAGGCAATCTGTTTGCTCCGGTAGATGATCTGCTGAGCGGCGAGCTGAACGGCAAGTTTGTTGCCGGAACTACGGAGGCCTATAATATTGACGGAAATACGTATGCGCTTCCATTGGAATTTAATATCGCACCGGTGTATTACAACAAAGCGATTTTTGAGAAATATAATCTTGAAGTTCCACAGACATACGAACAATTTAAGCAAGTTGTGAAAGCGCTGTCTGATAACGGTGTGGCACCGATTGCACTGGGCAACAAGGATCGTTGGACGGGCTCCCTCTGGTACATGTATATGGCTGACCGGATCGCGGGACAACAAACACTGGCTAACGCAATTAGCGGCTCCGCTTCCTTCAAGGACGAAGGATTGCTGAAGGCAGGGGCTGAAGTTCAAGCTTTGGTTGACAGCAATGCATTTGTCAAAGGCTTCAATGGCTTGTCCAATGAAGAGGCGAAGTCCGAGTTCTTGAACGAAAAAGCAGCAATGTACATGATGGGTTCCTGGGACCTTCCGAACTTCACGACAAATGAAGAAATTCCATTGGAGTTTCGTAACAGCGTTGGTTTCTTTAAATTCCCGACCATTGAAGGCGGCAAAGGCGACATCAACAGCTGGGTTGGCGGGCCAGGCGTTGGCCTGTTCGTGGGCGAGAACTCCAAAGTGAAGGATGAGGCTAAGAAATTCGTGGAATACTTCGTCACCAAATGGGGTGAGCAATCCGTAACCGGCGCAGGGGTTATCCCGGCTACGAAGGTAGATACGTCCAACTTGGATCTTCCTCAACTGTATATCGATCTGTTTAACGAAATGAATCAAGCTAGCAGCATTACTTTGTTCGCAGACGTGCAAATGCCTGCGAATGCGGCAGAGACGCACCTTAACATGATCCAGGCTCTCTTTGGCAAAGCGGCAACACCGGAGAAATTCTCCGAAGAGCATGATGCGGCGATTGCCAAAGGACAATAA
- a CDS encoding response regulator transcription factor — translation MKTILVVDDEPRTREGVRKTLEAWSSGRYRIETASSGVEALVWLQEHEANLLVTDIRMPEIGGLDLIERLEDMKNPPVVIVISGHPEFDYAQKALKFGVVEYLLKPLDKAKLVQAVELALQREEKIHRIERMEKLVDPKLMETMEHESAYSTPVREAIRYLDEHLHESVSMRDLADHLHMNASYFSVLFKEQTGLTFSEYLTKQRIQRAKVLLTTTMLPIAEIAERVGYQTARYFVKVFRELEQVSPGQYRNNVKDSAEIIQ, via the coding sequence ATGAAAACGATACTTGTCGTAGATGATGAGCCGAGGACAAGAGAAGGGGTCCGCAAAACTTTAGAGGCGTGGTCATCTGGCCGTTACCGGATTGAGACGGCGTCCAGCGGCGTGGAGGCTTTGGTATGGCTGCAGGAGCACGAGGCCAATCTGCTCGTAACCGATATCCGGATGCCCGAAATCGGCGGGCTTGATCTTATCGAGAGATTGGAGGATATGAAAAATCCACCGGTCGTTATAGTAATTTCCGGTCACCCGGAATTTGACTATGCGCAAAAGGCGTTGAAATTCGGCGTGGTCGAGTATTTATTGAAGCCGCTGGATAAGGCCAAGCTTGTTCAGGCTGTCGAGCTCGCGCTCCAGCGGGAGGAGAAGATCCACCGGATCGAGCGGATGGAGAAGCTGGTCGATCCCAAGCTGATGGAGACGATGGAGCATGAGAGTGCATATAGTACCCCGGTCCGCGAAGCGATTCGTTATTTGGACGAGCATTTGCATGAATCGGTATCTATGCGCGATCTAGCCGATCATCTTCATATGAATGCCAGTTATTTCAGCGTTCTGTTCAAGGAGCAGACAGGCTTGACCTTCAGTGAATATTTGACCAAGCAGAGAATCCAGCGGGCGAAGGTACTGCTTACCACGACGATGCTTCCCATTGCCGAGATTGCTGAAAGGGTCGGATACCAGACCGCACGGTACTTCGTTAAAGTCTTCCGGGAGCTGGAGCAGGTCAGTCCTGGACAGTACAGGAATAACGTGAAGGATTCGGCAGAGATCATCCAATAA
- a CDS encoding cache domain-containing sensor histidine kinase, whose amino-acid sequence MSKFNRINTLRNQIFIGFMLVMVIVLALVSFFTFGQVSILLRNNAEKHIQQTAVQATGKLDALLQQINTLTAQVAMNATTQRLLAEETATEPIRFEDRQRLQQEVRKYEAYATGIRSLELYTADFQRLLPLDDIRLTERVSSEWIDRVDEEMGRLVWFGQDPQNPNGVIAIRSIRLIDKSFSHAGYLMVHIEKSYFELTDATVESEMRESMGLFDKSGKTIFSDFPAGADSRMLLSHVGESITIDGKEYIAIQNQSEATGWTLAILTPMDYVTEGISVLRTNILVSGGVGGLLFLIFTFILSTMITRPILNLIKAMRGARFGTLKPSPITSRTMEINELNNSYNQMVVDLNELIEVVYQKEIIQSRTELKALQSQINPHFLFNTLEAFYWELEDKGEEELAQIVVAMSGIFRYVINKTDEDEWVTLGDELDHAERYLKIMEMRMVDRLSWRIEVDEACRQVPVPKLLIQPLVENAILHGVEQRVGPGTVMLRVEPSSRPGFTRITVADDGPGMDQEKLRSLHAVMRKGHVSATKGHGIGMVNVERRLRLSYDAEAEGLEIRSEKGHGTTIAFEIPNEYGSEMKP is encoded by the coding sequence TTGTCAAAGTTTAACCGGATAAATACGTTGCGTAACCAAATTTTCATCGGCTTTATGCTGGTGATGGTCATCGTGCTGGCTTTGGTCAGCTTTTTTACATTCGGCCAGGTTTCGATTCTGTTGCGTAACAATGCCGAGAAGCATATTCAGCAAACTGCGGTTCAAGCGACGGGAAAACTGGATGCTCTATTGCAGCAAATTAATACACTGACAGCCCAAGTGGCAATGAATGCGACAACCCAGCGCTTGCTAGCCGAAGAGACGGCAACGGAGCCAATCCGCTTTGAAGACAGGCAACGGCTTCAGCAGGAAGTGCGTAAATACGAAGCTTATGCGACAGGCATTCGTTCGCTCGAATTATACACGGCGGATTTTCAAAGGCTGCTCCCGCTGGATGACATTAGATTGACCGAACGCGTCTCCAGCGAATGGATCGATCGGGTGGACGAGGAGATGGGCCGGCTGGTATGGTTTGGCCAGGACCCACAGAATCCAAATGGGGTTATCGCGATTCGCAGCATTCGCCTAATCGATAAGTCCTTTTCCCACGCCGGGTACTTAATGGTTCATATTGAAAAGAGCTATTTTGAACTTACGGATGCCACGGTGGAGAGCGAAATGCGTGAATCCATGGGACTATTCGATAAAAGCGGGAAAACCATTTTCTCCGATTTTCCTGCGGGGGCAGATTCCAGAATGCTGCTCAGTCATGTCGGCGAAAGCATCACAATTGATGGCAAAGAGTATATTGCAATTCAGAACCAGTCTGAGGCTACGGGCTGGACATTGGCTATATTGACGCCCATGGATTATGTAACCGAGGGGATTAGCGTGCTGCGCACGAATATTCTTGTGTCTGGTGGGGTTGGCGGATTGCTCTTTTTGATATTTACCTTTATTCTATCCACGATGATTACGCGGCCTATCCTGAATTTGATTAAGGCGATGCGGGGGGCTCGATTCGGTACGTTGAAGCCAAGTCCGATTACGTCAAGAACGATGGAAATCAATGAACTCAACAATTCGTACAACCAAATGGTCGTCGATTTGAACGAGCTAATTGAGGTTGTCTACCAGAAGGAAATCATTCAGAGCCGTACGGAACTGAAGGCGCTCCAGTCTCAGATTAATCCGCATTTTCTCTTTAATACTCTGGAAGCGTTCTATTGGGAGCTAGAAGATAAAGGGGAGGAAGAACTGGCTCAAATCGTTGTGGCGATGTCCGGCATATTCCGATATGTCATTAATAAGACGGATGAGGATGAATGGGTGACGCTCGGCGATGAGCTGGATCATGCAGAAAGGTATTTGAAAATCATGGAGATGCGCATGGTGGACAGATTATCGTGGCGCATTGAGGTAGACGAGGCTTGCCGCCAGGTGCCCGTACCGAAGCTGCTGATCCAGCCGCTTGTTGAGAATGCCATCTTGCATGGCGTGGAGCAGCGGGTAGGCCCTGGCACGGTTATGCTGCGGGTAGAGCCTAGCAGCAGGCCGGGATTTACCCGGATTACCGTAGCGGATGACGGGCCGGGAATGGATCAGGAGAAGCTGCGTTCCTTGCATGCTGTTATGAGAAAAGGGCATGTAAGTGCAACGAAAGGCCATGGCATTGGGATGGTCAACGTGGAGAGAAGACTAAGGCTGAGCTATGATGCTGAAGCAGAAGGGCTTGAAATTAGAAGTGAGAAAGGGCATGGAACGACGATAGCCTTTGAAATTCCGAATGAATATGGGAGTGAGATGAAGCCATGA
- a CDS encoding RDD family protein: MKQNYVDLHMPSNRPVFMLFRRIGATLLDYLLFAVLIRSALDIDRLVIIRGVFSAHLCIVVLILSYYVLLEGLIGSTFGKWVMRIRVVDQDGAAPGLLKAFIRTLFRVMDSNPLLLAGLPAALGIVMTERRQRLGDLAARTYVVSAGQMPSNKVNRGREAVAVTFAVMPILLAMMLPLVVRVNPPSEGERRSKETSYSDEKIHISHNGKFKITTSPDWLFDPNLDNQAEISLSNRFSNKYLALFSEPKKRFKRGSTLEQYQKYAEQSFAAGLAHSPIYKPRSLFINGHPAYQFAVEQEVNGMKVAYIVTTIETKLYYHWITVWTDAAKYREYQQELHSVISTFDNFTT; the protein is encoded by the coding sequence TTGAAGCAAAATTACGTTGATTTACATATGCCATCCAATCGTCCTGTATTTATGTTGTTCAGGCGCATTGGGGCAACTTTGCTTGATTATTTATTGTTCGCAGTATTAATCCGATCGGCGCTGGATATCGATAGGTTGGTAATCATCCGTGGGGTATTTTCCGCTCATCTGTGCATCGTCGTTCTTATATTATCTTATTATGTGCTGCTTGAAGGTTTAATAGGAAGTACGTTTGGAAAATGGGTGATGCGCATTCGAGTGGTCGATCAGGATGGGGCTGCTCCAGGACTGCTTAAGGCATTTATCCGTACTCTATTCCGGGTCATGGACAGTAATCCATTGCTGCTTGCCGGGCTGCCTGCTGCTTTAGGAATTGTTATGACGGAGCGGAGACAGCGGCTTGGCGATTTAGCCGCCCGTACTTATGTGGTGAGTGCGGGGCAGATGCCATCGAACAAAGTAAATCGCGGCAGAGAAGCTGTGGCTGTAACTTTTGCGGTTATGCCGATTTTACTGGCGATGATGCTACCCTTGGTTGTCCGGGTCAATCCTCCTTCTGAAGGGGAGCGGCGTTCCAAGGAAACGAGCTATAGTGATGAGAAGATACATATCAGTCATAACGGAAAGTTTAAAATCACGACGAGCCCGGATTGGCTCTTCGACCCTAATTTGGACAATCAGGCGGAGATCTCATTATCCAATCGATTTTCGAATAAATATCTGGCGTTATTCTCCGAGCCTAAGAAGCGCTTCAAGAGAGGAAGCACACTCGAGCAGTATCAGAAATACGCCGAACAAAGCTTTGCTGCAGGTCTTGCCCATTCGCCGATTTACAAGCCTCGATCCCTCTTTATTAATGGACACCCCGCGTATCAGTTTGCCGTCGAGCAGGAAGTGAACGGGATGAAGGTGGCCTATATCGTCACTACGATCGAGACTAAGTTGTACTATCACTGGATTACTGTATGGACGGATGCTGCCAAATATAGGGAATATCAGCAAGAGCTGCATTCAGTGATCAGCACTTTTGATAATTTTACTACTTAA
- a CDS encoding DUF6953 family protein, with amino-acid sequence MYSADHVAEWMVQEIKFKGMLRQEEAIAHVRQHFGEEHVFVNDNGNPSLSKEVKKAFRKLHGGRVAWDRDGFFWAWT; translated from the coding sequence ATGTATTCAGCAGATCATGTTGCAGAGTGGATGGTACAGGAGATTAAGTTCAAAGGGATGCTTCGGCAAGAAGAGGCTATTGCCCATGTTAGGCAGCACTTTGGGGAAGAGCATGTTTTTGTCAATGATAACGGAAATCCGTCCCTCTCTAAGGAGGTAAAAAAGGCCTTTCGGAAGCTGCATGGCGGGAGAGTAGCATGGGATCGTGACGGTTTTTTTTGGGCTTGGACTTAA
- a CDS encoding MFS transporter: protein MSKKNDNTPLYDEVMRGVFTIHQLSESAKGSLMRNRTFMFFMASMIFTSLTTPMYMLIESWYVVDYLHMPTMLGIVLMVTAIPRVILMTVGGVLSDRFSKTKIMFFSDFIRFLLLVSMAVLFAQGLLTFGVLLVFAAVFGILEAFYWPASSSIIPTLVAPEQLGTANSLNVIIQQLGMFAGPAVAGLILTFGSFQLSFLLLGLLLLLGAICLFLVREPRQRQADRRDSMLLEMGEGFRYISRDPFKVSIIVTVGIASFFISGPVSIAFPTLVKEVFQGTAMDLTYLQVSFAAGSVLGGLMLVVFRPKGNVTLRAYAAFILLCLGIVGLGWIDQLWHAVIISGCAGMISAYANMLLLTVFQLSLEQDKLGRGMSVFTIASTGLYPLSTGLVPLLLGSGWSISEILRTAGMMAGGFLLIVLLSVKALHSPPAEVSIHTED, encoded by the coding sequence ATGAGTAAGAAAAATGATAACACCCCTCTTTATGATGAAGTCATGAGAGGGGTGTTTACTATTCATCAGTTGAGTGAATCGGCCAAAGGCTCGTTGATGCGCAATCGAACATTCATGTTCTTTATGGCCTCCATGATATTTACAAGTCTGACGACACCGATGTATATGTTGATTGAGAGCTGGTACGTTGTTGACTATCTTCATATGCCGACGATGCTTGGTATCGTTCTGATGGTGACAGCTATTCCGCGCGTAATCCTCATGACTGTAGGCGGCGTATTGTCGGATCGATTCTCCAAGACGAAAATTATGTTTTTTTCCGATTTTATACGCTTCCTTCTGCTGGTTAGTATGGCGGTTCTATTTGCGCAAGGTCTACTCACTTTTGGTGTGCTGCTTGTTTTTGCTGCAGTCTTTGGTATTCTGGAGGCGTTTTATTGGCCGGCATCGTCTTCGATTATCCCGACCCTTGTAGCTCCAGAGCAGCTCGGGACAGCGAATAGCTTAAATGTCATTATTCAGCAGCTAGGAATGTTTGCTGGACCTGCTGTCGCTGGACTTATTCTCACGTTTGGGTCGTTTCAGCTATCTTTTCTCCTGCTTGGCCTTTTATTGCTGCTCGGAGCAATATGTCTGTTCCTGGTTCGCGAACCAAGACAAAGGCAAGCAGATCGCCGGGACTCGATGTTGCTGGAAATGGGTGAGGGCTTTCGTTATATAAGCCGAGATCCCTTTAAAGTGTCCATTATAGTTACTGTGGGTATTGCCAGCTTCTTTATTTCCGGTCCGGTGAGCATAGCATTCCCAACTCTAGTCAAAGAGGTGTTTCAGGGTACAGCCATGGATTTGACCTACCTGCAGGTATCCTTTGCGGCCGGGAGCGTTCTTGGTGGCTTGATGCTCGTCGTGTTTCGGCCGAAGGGAAATGTAACGCTGCGGGCTTATGCGGCATTTATTTTGTTATGTCTGGGTATTGTCGGTCTGGGCTGGATTGATCAATTATGGCATGCCGTTATCATCAGCGGTTGTGCGGGGATGATCTCGGCTTATGCCAATATGCTGCTGCTGACGGTATTTCAGCTCAGCTTGGAACAGGATAAACTAGGCCGCGGCATGAGCGTATTTACCATCGCTTCAACGGGGCTGTACCCTCTGTCAACAGGGCTGGTTCCGTTGCTGCTAGGCAGTGGGTGGAGCATTTCAGAAATTTTGAGGACTGCGGGCATGATGGCTGGGGGATTTTTGCTTATCGTCCTACTAAGCGTAAAAGCTCTGCATTCGCCCCCTGCGGAGGTCTCGATTCATACAGAAGATTAA
- the ald gene encoding alanine dehydrogenase — protein sequence MIVGVPKEIKNNEHRVGMTPASVLSYVQAGHEVWIESGAGLSVGFSDEDYSAAGAKIVPTAADAWSAEMVVKVKEPVAEEFSFLREGLILFAYLHLAPEPSLTKELAERGVIAIAYETIQLDSGALPLLSPMSEVAGRMAIQIGSHFLEKSNGGKGVLLSGVPGVEPGKVTIIGGGMVGVNAAKVALGLGADVRIIDLNLDRLRQLDDLFQGRVKTLVSNPFNIADSVKQADLLIGAVLIPGARTPRLVSEAMVQTMPPGSVIVDVAVDQGGSIETIDRITTHDQPIYVKHGVIHYAVANMPGAVARTSTLALTNVTTPYGLQIADKGYAQAALDNRALAKGINVMNGHVTYQAVADAQNLLYKDIYTLLNA from the coding sequence ATGATTGTAGGGGTGCCTAAAGAGATCAAGAATAACGAGCACCGCGTCGGGATGACGCCCGCATCGGTGTTATCTTATGTTCAGGCTGGTCATGAAGTATGGATCGAGAGCGGAGCAGGGCTTAGTGTTGGTTTTAGTGATGAGGACTATAGCGCAGCAGGGGCGAAGATTGTACCCACGGCCGCGGACGCATGGTCGGCGGAAATGGTCGTCAAAGTGAAGGAGCCAGTAGCCGAGGAATTTTCATTTTTACGGGAAGGCTTGATTCTGTTCGCTTACCTGCATCTGGCTCCTGAGCCCTCACTGACGAAGGAACTGGCCGAACGTGGCGTAATCGCTATCGCTTATGAGACGATTCAGCTGGATTCAGGCGCACTGCCGCTTCTGTCCCCGATGAGTGAGGTTGCCGGACGGATGGCAATACAGATTGGCTCTCATTTCCTAGAGAAATCCAATGGCGGCAAAGGCGTGCTGCTCAGCGGAGTGCCTGGCGTAGAGCCTGGAAAAGTGACGATTATCGGCGGAGGCATGGTTGGCGTAAATGCAGCCAAAGTAGCCTTAGGTTTAGGGGCAGACGTGCGGATCATTGATTTGAATCTGGATCGGCTGCGTCAACTCGATGATTTGTTCCAAGGGCGGGTCAAGACACTGGTTTCGAACCCATTTAATATTGCAGACAGCGTCAAGCAGGCCGATCTTCTGATCGGAGCCGTTCTGATTCCGGGAGCACGTACGCCAAGGCTCGTTAGTGAAGCGATGGTTCAGACGATGCCTCCCGGCTCAGTCATTGTCGATGTAGCTGTAGATCAGGGCGGTTCAATTGAGACGATCGACCGGATTACGACGCATGACCAGCCGATTTATGTGAAGCATGGAGTGATCCATTATGCCGTGGCAAACATGCCTGGAGCGGTAGCTCGTACCTCTACGCTGGCATTAACGAATGTAACGACGCCATATGGTTTGCAAATTGCAGATAAGGGGTATGCGCAGGCGGCTTTGGATAATCGAGCTTTGGCCAAGGGCATTAACGTCATGAATGGTCATGTGACCTATCAGGCTGTGGCCGACGCGCAGAACCTGCTATATAAAGACATTTACACTCTGCTGAATGCATAA
- a CDS encoding LysR family transcriptional regulator, with product MDLNDLRIFQMVALHGSVSKAAVELNYVQSNVTARIKLLERELHTPLFYRHRRGMILNTEGKRLLEYANDILAKFDELKKVFQDSSTPSGILEIGIVETVIALPKLLSSYLHTYPNVDLSLKAGVTEQLLQEVVDFKLDGAFVTGPIQHPMIEQYEVFQEELVIVSREASFSLDDITVKPLLLYNKGCSYRERMESWLKEEGIVPRKIIEFGTFDTIIGSVAAGVGLTIVPESTVSYLTMQGTIHCHRVPDPYREVTTVFIRRKDSHMTSSVEAFIDEIKKVTNPLLRT from the coding sequence TTGGATTTGAATGATTTGCGAATATTCCAAATGGTTGCACTTCACGGTAGCGTCAGCAAGGCCGCGGTAGAGCTAAATTACGTTCAATCTAATGTCACGGCCAGAATTAAGCTGTTGGAGCGTGAACTGCATACCCCGTTATTTTATCGCCATAGGCGCGGCATGATTCTAAACACAGAAGGAAAACGGCTACTGGAATACGCCAATGATATTTTAGCTAAATTCGACGAATTGAAGAAGGTGTTTCAGGACTCGTCCACTCCGTCGGGGATTCTGGAGATCGGCATTGTGGAGACGGTGATTGCGCTGCCTAAATTGTTGTCATCCTACCTCCATACTTATCCTAATGTTGACCTGTCCCTGAAGGCGGGAGTTACGGAGCAATTGCTTCAGGAAGTGGTTGATTTTAAGCTGGATGGTGCGTTTGTGACGGGGCCTATACAGCATCCAATGATTGAGCAATACGAGGTATTCCAGGAGGAGCTGGTTATAGTCTCCAGGGAGGCAAGCTTCTCGCTTGACGATATCACGGTTAAACCCCTCCTGCTGTACAACAAAGGCTGCAGCTATCGCGAAAGAATGGAGAGCTGGTTAAAGGAAGAGGGCATCGTTCCTAGAAAAATCATAGAGTTCGGCACGTTCGACACGATTATTGGCAGTGTGGCGGCGGGGGTCGGGCTGACGATTGTCCCCGAATCCACGGTCAGTTATTTGACGATGCAAGGCACAATTCATTGCCACAGGGTGCCCGATCCTTATCGGGAAGTAACTACGGTCTTCATCCGTCGGAAAGATTCCCATATGACGAGTTCCGTCGAGGCTTTTATCGATGAAATTAAAAAGGTAACAAATCCATTGCTGAGGACATAA
- a CDS encoding DMT family transporter yields the protein MNKKQVIIGSALCLIASMSWGAMFPVAQVALQKIDPFYFSFIRYAVVAALLAAILWVKEGKTAFRLEGKGKALVFYGTMAFAVYNMLIFSGQYLMGDTGTITASLIEVLMPMISILYVWITAKAKPPRYTMISMILCLVGALLVITNGKMAFFAMAGKSLFPLLLIFIAVTGWVLYSMGGSRFKDWSVLRYSTLTCLLGSLVSLIIVAFATLLGLLPVPSVETLGAIKWEMAFMITLPGIVALLSWNTGLKMLTPLNGILYINFVPITTLVIMAFQGYQVSIFEICGTLLVIFAIVRNNLVQRKEQRAPGRTASWSARSSGASPQPTVGNIRTR from the coding sequence ATGAATAAAAAGCAAGTTATCATCGGGTCGGCCTTATGTCTGATTGCAAGTATGTCCTGGGGAGCAATGTTCCCTGTAGCGCAAGTCGCCTTACAAAAGATCGATCCATTCTACTTCTCGTTTATTCGGTACGCCGTCGTGGCTGCCCTTTTAGCAGCGATACTATGGGTGAAGGAAGGGAAAACGGCTTTTCGCCTGGAGGGTAAAGGAAAAGCTCTCGTATTCTACGGAACGATGGCCTTTGCTGTGTATAACATGCTCATCTTCTCGGGCCAATATCTTATGGGGGATACTGGTACGATAACCGCTTCTTTAATTGAGGTTCTTATGCCAATGATCTCGATCCTCTATGTATGGATTACCGCTAAAGCCAAACCACCCAGATATACGATGATCAGCATGATTCTATGTCTAGTCGGGGCATTGCTTGTCATTACCAATGGCAAAATGGCCTTCTTTGCGATGGCAGGCAAATCATTATTCCCGTTATTGCTTATTTTCATAGCAGTTACAGGCTGGGTGCTGTATTCTATGGGCGGAAGTCGGTTTAAAGACTGGTCGGTTCTGCGCTATTCAACACTGACATGTCTGCTGGGAAGCCTGGTGTCGCTCATCATTGTCGCCTTTGCTACATTGCTTGGGCTGCTGCCTGTTCCTTCCGTAGAGACGCTCGGTGCGATAAAGTGGGAAATGGCCTTTATGATCACTTTGCCAGGCATCGTGGCTCTTCTAAGCTGGAATACTGGTTTAAAAATGTTAACGCCGCTCAACGGAATACTATATATCAACTTTGTACCAATCACCACCTTGGTCATTATGGCCTTTCAGGGATATCAGGTCTCCATATTTGAAATTTGCGGTACACTGCTTGTCATTTTTGCGATCGTGCGTAACAATCTGGTTCAGCGCAAAGAGCAGAGAGCACCTGGCAGAACAGCAAGCTGGAGTGCCAGAAGCAGTGGCGCTAGCCCTCAGCCCACTGTCGGAAATATACGAACCCGGTAA